In one window of Synergistaceae bacterium DZ-S4 DNA:
- a CDS encoding formyltransferase, producing MKPENNSRPRIAVFAYSEVGSACLDDLIKDDANVVVVYTHEDDPGEEIWFRSVKETALNNSIEVRIPSKIDSMETDHLRQIGPELIFSFYYRAMIPKEVLDIPRLGAYNIHGALLPKYRGRACVNWAVINGEKETGATLHVMTEFADRGDIIAQKSVPINFEDTAHDVFLKVTEASREILLSSLHSLEKGTAKRYPQDESKATKFGRRRPEDGEIDWNRSAGEIYNFVRALTHPFPGAFTHWEGKKFFIWKALPAEGIFEPGKIKSESPMLVGTGSGLLRVLRIQPEGGPERDA from the coding sequence ATGAAGCCGGAGAATAACAGCAGGCCCAGGATAGCGGTATTTGCATACAGCGAGGTCGGAAGTGCCTGTCTTGATGACCTTATAAAAGACGATGCGAATGTCGTTGTTGTGTATACTCACGAGGACGATCCAGGCGAAGAGATATGGTTCCGCTCGGTAAAAGAGACGGCCCTCAATAATTCCATAGAAGTCCGAATTCCTTCAAAGATCGACAGCATGGAGACAGATCATTTGAGACAGATAGGGCCTGAACTGATCTTCTCATTCTACTACAGGGCGATGATACCCAAAGAGGTGCTGGATATACCCAGGCTTGGGGCTTACAATATCCACGGCGCACTCCTCCCTAAATACAGGGGGCGCGCCTGCGTGAACTGGGCAGTGATAAACGGAGAAAAGGAAACAGGGGCTACCCTACACGTAATGACGGAGTTTGCCGACAGGGGAGACATAATAGCGCAAAAGTCTGTCCCGATAAATTTTGAGGACACCGCTCACGATGTTTTTCTCAAGGTTACAGAAGCATCACGGGAAATATTGCTCTCCTCACTTCACTCACTTGAAAAAGGGACTGCAAAAAGATACCCTCAGGATGAGTCTAAGGCGACAAAATTCGGAAGACGCAGGCCTGAAGACGGAGAAATTGACTGGAATAGATCTGCCGGTGAAATATATAACTTTGTAAGAGCGCTTACACATCCTTTCCCGGGTGCATTTACGCACTGGGAAGGCAAAAAGTTTTTTATATGGAAAGCTCTCCCGGCCGAGGGCATATTTGAGCCGGGAAAAATAAAATCAGAGTCGCCGATGCTTGTAGGCACCGGCAGCGGATTGCTGAGGGTGCTTAGGATACAGCCTGAGGGCGGACCTGAAAGGGATGCTTAA
- a CDS encoding glycosyltransferase family 39 protein, giving the protein MEFSQKKKRFIVIGIAILILTVYFVPLGWHGLLEPDEGRYPEIPREMVESGDFVTPRLNYVKYFEKPILLYWMNAASFMALGENEFAARFPTALSGVLGALVTALLCSAVFGRRAGAIAGAVTALSLLYFAIGTITLTDMPLSLFLTAALSAFYYGHIKNDKRWFLAFYASVALGLLAKGLVAIVLPAGIIFWYIIFTKKWRLILDALYLPGIALFFLIAFPWFYMVSRENPDFLYFFFVREHFLRYATKIHSRYEPFWFFIPMIPLGLMPWTGFFFSLFSKESVLRSPSDKKMKDANIYMLSWFTVIFVFFSLSSSKLIPYIVPCFPPLAILIASDIDRMIERRKWHGKALIFAIVSGGLFSAALIVYTFVGGRVDQYEALPVALAISAGLLIGPLLAIFLTRKGDRTAYEKAVTALCLSAVVYIAAHYGIYDMMGHSRSTKGISEVIMKEKLPDETIAVYGEILQGIPFYTKQRVMLIDSMGELEFGAGKPEGKGWFPTAEEFLPEWKSKKREFVLVIEKERLHGLFEDGKTYETKKIEHDDYIILFNRRP; this is encoded by the coding sequence ATGGAATTTTCACAGAAAAAAAAGAGGTTCATTGTCATTGGAATAGCCATTCTTATCCTAACGGTATATTTTGTTCCTCTGGGATGGCACGGACTCCTTGAGCCGGATGAAGGAAGGTACCCCGAGATCCCCAGGGAAATGGTCGAATCGGGGGATTTTGTAACTCCCAGGCTGAACTACGTAAAATATTTTGAAAAACCTATACTCCTATATTGGATGAATGCCGCAAGCTTTATGGCTTTGGGCGAGAATGAGTTTGCTGCCCGCTTTCCTACTGCTCTCAGCGGAGTTCTGGGAGCGCTTGTAACTGCCCTTCTCTGTTCTGCAGTCTTTGGCAGAAGGGCCGGTGCGATAGCAGGTGCAGTGACCGCACTCTCCCTTTTATATTTTGCCATCGGGACTATAACGCTTACCGACATGCCTCTCTCGCTTTTTTTAACTGCGGCGCTTTCTGCCTTTTATTATGGGCATATCAAAAACGACAAAAGGTGGTTCCTCGCCTTTTACGCATCTGTGGCACTGGGATTGCTTGCAAAAGGGCTGGTCGCGATAGTCCTGCCGGCCGGGATAATTTTCTGGTACATCATTTTTACAAAAAAATGGCGCCTTATCCTTGATGCACTTTACCTGCCCGGAATAGCGCTCTTTTTCTTAATAGCTTTCCCCTGGTTTTACATGGTCAGCCGTGAGAACCCTGATTTCCTTTATTTCTTCTTTGTAAGGGAACATTTCCTGCGCTATGCGACAAAAATACACAGCCGCTATGAGCCATTCTGGTTTTTCATACCGATGATCCCCTTAGGTCTGATGCCCTGGACCGGGTTTTTCTTCTCCCTTTTCAGCAAAGAGAGCGTTCTGAGGTCTCCTTCAGACAAAAAAATGAAGGATGCAAATATTTATATGCTGTCATGGTTCACGGTCATCTTTGTGTTTTTCTCACTTTCAAGTTCAAAACTTATCCCCTACATCGTCCCCTGCTTCCCTCCTCTTGCTATACTCATAGCATCTGATATCGACAGGATGATCGAACGCAGGAAATGGCACGGGAAAGCGCTGATTTTCGCCATTGTCTCCGGAGGTCTCTTTTCCGCCGCTTTGATCGTATATACGTTTGTCGGAGGCAGAGTTGATCAATACGAGGCACTGCCGGTAGCTCTTGCGATTTCTGCGGGCCTGCTCATTGGACCGCTCCTCGCAATTTTTTTAACAAGAAAGGGAGACAGAACTGCCTACGAAAAGGCTGTAACAGCTCTGTGTCTCTCTGCCGTGGTCTATATCGCTGCTCACTACGGCATATACGACATGATGGGACATTCACGTTCCACCAAAGGCATCTCTGAAGTGATAATGAAGGAAAAGCTTCCTGACGAGACCATCGCTGTTTACGGCGAGATCCTCCAGGGGATACCCTTTTATACCAAACAGCGCGTAATGCTCATAGACAGTATGGGAGAGCTTGAGTTTGGCGCAGGAAAACCGGAAGGTAAGGGCTGGTTCCCCACCGCTGAAGAGTTCCTGCCTGAATGGAAGTCTAAAAAGCGCGAATTTGTACTTGTAATAGAAAAAGAGAGGCTCCATGGTCTTTTTGAAGATGGGAAGACCTATGAAACAAAAAAAATCGAGCATGATGACTATATTATTCTTTTCAACAGGAGGCCCTAA
- a CDS encoding bifunctional UDP-4-keto-pentose/UDP-xylose synthase, producing the protein MKKILITGINGFIGTHLLEALCRDGKWEVQGFDLRSDNLGPFMDHPNFKFTAGDIFKDGKWLEEQVGSSDIVLPLAGIAKPAYYLQKPIWTFELDFEQNLKMVRLCSKYKKRIIFPSTSEVYGMSGDSSLKEDESPLITGPINKMRWIYSCSKQMMDRLIFAYGQEEGLSFTLFRPFNWVGPRLDTFRDASENKARSVTQMIYNVLNSGKISLVNGGEQRRSFTWVGDGIEGLAAIIENKDNKAEGQIFNIGNPDNNYSIRELAEMLINEMKKFPVYREKAEKAELEIISADAYYGKTYDDMQNRLPSVEKMETLLGWKPRTGMRELLNRTISWYADRENLD; encoded by the coding sequence ATGAAAAAAATACTTATTACCGGAATAAACGGCTTCATCGGAACTCATCTGCTTGAAGCCCTCTGCAGGGACGGCAAATGGGAAGTCCAGGGCTTTGACCTCAGGTCTGACAACCTAGGACCTTTCATGGATCATCCAAATTTCAAATTCACAGCAGGAGACATCTTCAAAGACGGAAAATGGCTCGAAGAGCAGGTGGGATCGTCAGATATAGTATTGCCGCTGGCCGGCATTGCAAAACCTGCCTATTATCTGCAGAAACCGATCTGGACATTCGAACTTGATTTTGAGCAGAACCTGAAAATGGTAAGGCTATGTTCAAAATATAAAAAAAGAATAATTTTTCCCTCCACTTCAGAAGTCTACGGAATGAGCGGAGACAGCAGCCTTAAAGAGGACGAAAGTCCCCTGATCACAGGCCCGATAAACAAAATGAGATGGATATACAGCTGCAGCAAGCAGATGATGGACAGGCTCATATTCGCATACGGGCAGGAGGAAGGACTCAGTTTCACCCTCTTCAGGCCTTTCAACTGGGTCGGCCCCCGACTTGATACGTTCAGGGACGCAAGCGAAAATAAGGCACGTTCCGTAACACAGATGATATACAACGTCCTTAACAGCGGAAAGATCTCTCTTGTCAACGGAGGCGAACAGAGAAGGAGCTTTACCTGGGTAGGCGACGGGATCGAGGGACTTGCCGCGATAATTGAGAATAAGGACAACAAGGCGGAAGGCCAGATATTCAACATTGGCAACCCGGACAACAACTACTCGATCAGGGAGCTTGCCGAGATGCTTATCAACGAGATGAAAAAATTCCCGGTCTACCGTGAAAAAGCTGAAAAGGCAGAGCTTGAGATCATATCAGCGGATGCCTATTACGGAAAGACATATGACGACATGCAGAACCGACTCCCATCAGTGGAAAAAATGGAGACCCTCCTTGGATGGAAACCGCGGACCGGAATGCGTGAGCTTCTGAACCGAACGATCAGCTGGTACGCGGACAGAGAAAACCTGGATTGA
- a CDS encoding DegT/DnrJ/EryC1/StrS family aminotransferase, with translation MRNDFLPFAKPSIAEDAINEVVESIRSGWLAMGPKTIRFEENFSKYTGASWSLSVNSATAGLHTVLLALGIGPGDEVITTPMTFAATVNTIMFVGAKPVLADIDRNTLNIDPDRIEKAVTKNTKAIIPVHFAGMPCDMDRIEAIAEKYDLAVIEDAAHALGASYKGRMIGADRGKRRASVFSFHPTKNITTGEGGMICTGDEEMAEKAAVLRQNGMSKGAWNRYAAKGSANYDIFFPGLKYTMMDIQAAIGDSQLRELASFNSRRKEIVSFYMEELPKAKGLILPKPAPWEHEHSWHIFTPFIDIDSLEMSRDDFMSEMKKRNIGTALHYQAIHLFTCYKEATGLDRGSLPEAEYVSDRIVSLPLFPAMTDKDARDVVEAIFEVCGKKS, from the coding sequence ATGAGAAACGATTTCCTCCCTTTTGCAAAACCATCAATAGCAGAAGATGCAATAAATGAGGTAGTGGAGTCTATACGTTCGGGCTGGCTCGCAATGGGTCCCAAAACTATCCGTTTCGAAGAAAACTTTTCAAAATACACCGGTGCTTCGTGGTCCCTGTCGGTAAATTCAGCCACAGCCGGACTTCACACAGTCTTGCTTGCCCTTGGCATAGGACCGGGCGACGAGGTGATAACCACCCCGATGACGTTCGCGGCTACAGTGAACACGATAATGTTCGTGGGAGCGAAGCCCGTCCTGGCAGACATCGACAGGAACACACTGAACATTGACCCTGACAGAATCGAAAAGGCAGTTACTAAAAATACAAAGGCGATAATACCTGTACATTTCGCGGGAATGCCGTGCGACATGGACAGGATAGAAGCAATTGCAGAAAAATATGACCTCGCTGTGATAGAAGACGCCGCACATGCCCTGGGAGCATCTTACAAGGGCAGAATGATCGGTGCAGACAGGGGAAAACGCAGGGCATCGGTATTCAGCTTTCACCCCACGAAAAACATAACTACGGGCGAAGGCGGCATGATTTGCACCGGAGACGAAGAAATGGCTGAAAAAGCAGCCGTCCTGAGGCAAAACGGTATGTCCAAAGGGGCCTGGAACAGGTACGCGGCAAAGGGAAGTGCCAACTACGACATATTCTTCCCGGGTCTGAAATATACGATGATGGACATCCAGGCAGCTATAGGAGATTCACAGCTGAGAGAACTCGCGTCATTCAATTCAAGAAGAAAAGAGATCGTCTCTTTCTATATGGAAGAACTTCCAAAAGCCAAAGGACTGATCCTTCCAAAACCTGCACCATGGGAGCACGAGCACAGCTGGCACATTTTCACTCCCTTCATTGATATCGACAGCCTGGAGATGTCCAGGGACGATTTCATGTCTGAAATGAAAAAGAGAAATATAGGAACGGCCCTCCACTATCAGGCAATACATCTTTTCACCTGTTACAAGGAAGCGACCGGACTGGACAGGGGAAGCCTGCCTGAGGCCGAGTACGTCTCCGACAGGATAGTTTCGCTCCCTCTCTTCCCTGCAATGACAGACAAAGACGCGAGGGACGTTGTCGAGGCCATTTTCGAAGTCTGCGGAAAGAAGAGCTGA
- a CDS encoding glycosyltransferase, translated as MKPEISIVIPAYNEEESLHPLFGSLYPVMTDMGRPFEIIFINDGSKDSTLGILYDLYVSHPEVRVIDLNGNFGQHMAIMAGFEHVRGDIVITLDADLQNPPEEIPNIVAKMDEGHDLVGTYRKGRQDPLFRKVASKMVNRITNRIARLNIRDYGCMLRGYSRRIVEIINISRESTTFIPALGQKFAANPIEIPVAHREREMGTSKYGIFQLIRLNFDLMTSFSIVPLQFVTMAGMLISLLSSLLVLYMLIRRLFIGPEAEGLFTLMAIQFMLTGITLFSLGITGEYVGRIYREVSRRPRYSVRKIFEHEAGE; from the coding sequence ATGAAACCTGAGATATCAATTGTAATACCTGCCTATAACGAAGAAGAATCGCTCCACCCGCTGTTCGGGAGCCTCTACCCTGTCATGACGGACATGGGCAGGCCCTTCGAAATTATTTTCATAAACGACGGAAGCAAGGATTCGACGCTTGGAATACTGTACGACCTATATGTTTCACATCCTGAAGTCAGAGTGATAGACCTCAACGGAAACTTCGGACAGCACATGGCGATAATGGCAGGATTCGAGCATGTGCGGGGGGACATTGTTATAACCCTCGACGCAGACCTCCAGAACCCACCTGAAGAGATACCCAATATAGTTGCCAAAATGGACGAGGGGCATGACCTAGTCGGAACATACAGGAAAGGAAGACAGGATCCCCTCTTCAGAAAAGTGGCATCCAAAATGGTCAACAGGATCACCAACAGGATCGCAAGACTGAACATCAGAGACTATGGCTGCATGCTGAGAGGGTACAGCAGAAGGATCGTTGAGATAATAAATATAAGCAGGGAGTCTACCACCTTCATACCGGCGCTCGGGCAGAAGTTCGCAGCCAACCCGATAGAGATACCGGTGGCGCACAGGGAGCGCGAGATGGGCACATCAAAGTACGGGATCTTCCAGCTCATAAGGCTCAATTTTGACCTTATGACAAGCTTCTCGATAGTACCGCTCCAGTTCGTTACGATGGCAGGCATGCTCATCTCCCTGCTCTCTTCCCTCCTAGTCCTTTACATGCTTATCAGGCGTCTCTTCATCGGACCTGAAGCGGAAGGGCTCTTCACACTCATGGCAATACAGTTCATGCTGACCGGCATAACGCTTTTCAGCCTTGGGATAACCGGCGAATATGTGGGCAGGATCTACCGGGAAGTTAGCCGGAGACCCAGGTACTCTGTCAGGAAGATATTTGAGCATGAAGCCGGAGAATAA
- a CDS encoding purine/pyrimidine permease, with protein sequence MAKKQLVYGVEDRPPTPILILAGAQHVLTLFGATTLVPLIFGPAMGMTTQQIGAFIGCVYFSMGIATLIQTHPKLGSGLPIVQGSSFSFIPPIMTIIGAYKAMGPDIVMQYIGGSLLIGGLVLSLLGYSKLIGHVRKLITPVVIGPTIMAIGFTLAPVAIQFNAANFWPISLLVVALVFFFSLCSKNKYCNIFAVLGSIAIAYAICLTLSLAGIFAEGHPAYVNLSSVASAPWIRYKLFMPWGVPKFSGLAVGAISAGFFCVMIESIGDYHNCSFAAGIDDPTPEQINRGIGAEGIGCAISGILGSVGTTSYTENIGLIGLTGVASRHVVRAGAVILILLSLVGKLGALIATMPSPVIGGAYITLFGTIGALGIQNLMRADMGSQRNVLIVGFSFLMALGLPGWVEPNQALFTGALGSTFGGMIWAIMKTPMAVAGVLAAICDNIIPGTDEERGIKKQ encoded by the coding sequence ATGGCTAAAAAACAGTTAGTTTACGGTGTTGAGGATCGTCCGCCGACACCAATACTTATTCTTGCGGGTGCCCAGCATGTCCTTACGCTCTTCGGGGCAACGACTCTTGTTCCGCTGATCTTCGGACCGGCAATGGGAATGACAACGCAGCAGATAGGCGCTTTTATCGGATGTGTTTACTTTTCAATGGGTATAGCCACCCTCATACAGACCCACCCGAAACTTGGATCCGGACTGCCCATAGTTCAGGGCTCCAGCTTTAGCTTCATCCCGCCGATCATGACTATAATAGGGGCATACAAGGCAATGGGCCCCGACATTGTAATGCAGTATATCGGAGGATCCCTCCTGATCGGAGGCCTGGTCCTTTCGCTGCTCGGTTACAGCAAACTGATCGGCCATGTCAGAAAACTGATAACGCCTGTGGTAATAGGTCCGACGATCATGGCGATAGGTTTTACCCTTGCGCCTGTAGCGATACAGTTCAACGCGGCCAACTTCTGGCCCATTTCCCTTCTCGTCGTGGCGCTTGTATTCTTCTTCAGCCTCTGCAGCAAAAACAAGTACTGCAACATATTCGCCGTACTTGGTTCAATTGCGATCGCATACGCAATATGCCTGACGCTTTCGCTTGCGGGGATATTCGCTGAAGGTCACCCAGCTTACGTCAACCTAAGCAGTGTGGCATCGGCCCCCTGGATCCGCTACAAACTCTTCATGCCGTGGGGAGTCCCAAAGTTCTCCGGCTTGGCAGTCGGAGCAATCTCTGCGGGATTTTTCTGCGTAATGATCGAATCGATAGGAGACTACCATAACTGCTCCTTCGCGGCGGGAATAGACGATCCGACTCCTGAACAGATCAACAGAGGCATCGGCGCCGAAGGGATAGGCTGCGCCATCTCAGGAATTTTAGGGTCCGTCGGCACCACCTCCTACACTGAAAACATCGGACTGATAGGGCTCACCGGAGTCGCCAGCAGACACGTGGTAAGGGCCGGGGCTGTGATCCTGATCCTCCTCTCACTCGTCGGAAAACTGGGAGCCCTAATAGCGACAATGCCCTCCCCTGTAATAGGCGGAGCGTACATAACCCTCTTCGGCACGATCGGTGCGCTCGGGATCCAGAACCTCATGAGGGCGGATATGGGAAGCCAGAGGAACGTCCTTATCGTAGGATTCTCCTTCCTGATGGCGCTTGGACTGCCCGGCTGGGTCGAGCCGAACCAGGCCCTTTTCACCGGAGCGCTCGGCAGTACCTTCGGGGGCATGATCTGGGCTATCATGAAGACACCGATGGCTGTTGCAGGAGTCCTTGCCGCAATATGCGACAACATCATCCCCGGGACCGACGAAGAGCGCGGGATCAAAAAACAATAA